In a single window of the Drosophila albomicans strain 15112-1751.03 chromosome 3, ASM965048v2, whole genome shotgun sequence genome:
- the LOC117567276 gene encoding valine--tRNA ligase has translation MSEQEQPSSTETPTGDGEPPKTAKQLEKEAKKAEKLAKLQAKLDKKAAAAPAAGEKKEKPEKRTKESKEAAIYTSNTAPGDKKDISGALPDAYSPRYVEAQWYSWWEKQGFFTPEYGRESINSPNPNGNFIMVIPPPNVTGSLHLGHALTNAIEDAITRYHRMKGRTTLWVPGCDHAGIATQVVVEKLLWRDERLSRHDLGREKFIERIWNWRREKGGRIYDQLKALGSSYDWTRVAFTMDPKLCRAVTEAFVRLHEEGSIYRSSRLVNWSCTLRSAISDIEVDKVELTGRTFLSIPGYEEKVEFGVLIKFAYKVEGSDEEIIVATTRIETMLGDTAVAVHPQDERYKHLHGKQVVHPFCDRRLPIVCDEFVDQNFGTGAVKITPAHDPNDYEVGKRCNLPFITIFNDDGFIIGDYGEFTGLKRFDCRKKILEKLKQLGLYRETLNNAMVVPICSRSKDVVEPLIKPQWYVSCSDMAASATEAVRSGELKIVPEHHTKTWYHWMDGIRDWCVSRQLWWGHRIPAYHVSFKDASIKASTPDDEQYWIVARSEKEALSKAAARFNVDSSQIVLQQDEDVLDTWFSSGLFPFSVFGWPDNTADMQAFYPTSLLETGHDILFFWVARMVFFGQKLLGKLPFKEVYLHPMVRDAHGRKMSKSLGNVIDPMDVIHGITLEGLHEQLIGSNLDPREIERAKAGQKQDYPHGIPECGSDALRFALCAYITQARDINLDINRVQGYRFFCNKLWNATKFALLYFTGDELYDTQLTLNDQSNQMDAWILSRLAATIETCNTGFDSYDFAAATSACYAFWLYDVCDVYLECLKPIFQSGSAEQQAAARRTLYVCLDYGLRLLSPFMPFITEELFQRLPRADRTPSICVSSYPTNTSWRSTQIESDVEFVQKAARIIRSARSDYNLPNKTKTEAYIVCTDDAPKAILQRYSSDLSTIAYCSKVAFDTQPPAGCAILTVSGQCEVHLLLKGLIEADKEIAKLNKKRDQLEQTVGKLTQAMQASDYATKVPAEVQTANETKLTESRTEIERIAVAIETLKLM, from the exons ATGTCGGAGCAAGAGCAACCTAGCAGCACGGAGACGCCGACCGGCGATGGCGAGCCACCAAAGACAGCCAAACAATTGGAAAAGGAGGCCAAGAAAGCTGAGAAATTAGCTAAATTGCAGGCGAAATTGGACAAAAAGGCAGCTGCAGCACCAGCAGCCGgcgagaaaaaagaaaaaccagaG AAACGCACTAAAGAGTCCAAGGAGGCAGCTATCTACACGTCCAACACAGCCCCAGGCGATAAGAAGGACATCAGTGGTGCTTTGCCGGATGCGTATAGTCCACGCTATGTGGAGGCTCAGTGGTACAGCTGGTGGGAGAAACAAGGCTTCTTCACCCCCGAATATGGA CGTGAGTCGATCAATTCTCCCAATCCGAATGGTAACTTCATTATGGTCATTCCGCCGCCAAATGTGACTGGATCATTGCATTTGGGCCATGCGCTTACCAATGCTATCGAGGATGCAATTACTCGCTATCATCGCATGAAAGGACGCACCACACTGTGGGTGCCTGGTTGTGATCATGCAGGTATTGCCACTCAAGTGGTGGTCGAGAAGTTACTGTGGCGTGATGAGCGTCTGTCACGTCACGATCTTGGCCGTGAGAAGTTCATTGAACGTATCTGGAATTGGCGACGTGAGAAGGGCGGTCGTATCTATGACCAGCTAAAGGCGCTGGGCTCGTCTTACGATTGGACGCGTGTTGCCTTCACCATGGATCCCAAATTGTGTCGTGCCGTCACTGAAGCCTTTGTGCGGTTACATGAAGAGGGCAGCATCTATCGTAGCTCACGCTTGGTCAACTGGTCGTGCACTTTGCGTTCAGCCATTTCGGACATCGAAGTAGACAAAGTTGAACTAACGGGACGCACCTTCCTGTCCATACCTGGTTACGAGGAGAAGGTCGAGTTCGGCGTGCTCATCAAGTTTGCCTACAAAGTGGAAGGCAGCGACGAGGAGATCATTGTGGCCACCACTCGTATTGAGACTATGTTAGGTGACACAGCTGTAGCTGTCCATCCGCAGGATGAGCGCTACAAGCATCTGCATGGTAAGCAGGTGGTTCATCCGTTCTGTGATCGCCGACTGCCCATCGTGTGTGATGAGTTTGTTGATCAGAACTTTGGCACTGGTGCGGTGAAGATTACGCCTGCCCATGATCCCAATGACTACGAAGTGGGCAAGCGTTGCAATCTGCCATTTATCACCATTTTCAATGACGATGGCTTCATCATTGGCGACTATGGCGAGTTCACTGGCCTCAAACGTTTCGACTGCCGCAAGAAGATCCTCGAGAAACTCAAGCAGTTGGGTCTGTACCGCGAGACGCTTAACAATGCAATGGTGGTGCCCATTTGCAGCCGCTCCAAGGACGTGGTTGAGCCCCTGATCAAGCCACAATGGTATGTCAGCTGCTCAGACATGGCAGCCTCTGCCACTGAAGCTGTGCGCTCTGGCGAGCTGAAAATTGTGCCTGAGCATCATACAAAAACTTGGTACCACTGGATGGACGGTATTCGCGATTGGTGTGTCTCCCGCCAGTTGTGGTGGGGACATCGTATACCCGCCTATCACGTCAGTTTCAAAGATGCAAGCATCAAAGCTAGCACG CCCGACGATGAGCAGTACTGGATTGTGGCACGCAGTGAAAAGGAGGCGCTCAGCAAGGCGGCTGCACGCTTCAACGTAGATTCCAGTCAAATAGTGCTGCAACAGGACGAGGATGTCTTGGACACTTGGTTCAGCTCCGGTCTCTTCCCATTCTCTGTGTTCGGCTGGCCGGACAACACTGCCGATATGCAAGCATTCTATCCAACGTCCCTGCTTGAGACGGGTCATGACATTCTTTTCTTCTGGGTGGCACGCATGGTATTCTTCGGCCAAAAACTCTTGGGCAAGCTTCCCTTCAAGGAGGTTTACCTGCATCCAATGGTGCGTGATGCCCACGGACGCAAAATGTCCAAGTCATTGGGCAATGTCATCGATCCTATGGATGTGATACACGGCATCACACTTGAAGGATTGCACGAGCAACTCATTGGCTCCAATCTTGATCCGCGTGAGATCGAGAGGGCCAAGGCCGGTCAGAAACAAGACTACCCACACGGTATTCCCGAATGTGGATCCGATGCGCTTCGTTTTGCTCTCTGCGCATACATCACACAGGCGCGCGACATCAATCTGGATATCAATCGTGTTCAGGGATATCGTTTCTTCTGCAACAAGCTGTGGAATGCGACCAAATTCGCATTGCTGTACTTCACCGGCGACGAGCTCTACGACACACAGTTGACACTTAATGATCAATCGAATCAAATGGACGCCTGGATATTGTCAAGATTGGCAGCCACCATTGAAACTTGCAACACAGGATTTGATTCGTACGAttttgcagctgccacaagCGCTTGCTACGCCTTCTGGCTCTATGATGTCTGCGATGTGTACTTGGAGTGCCTCAAGCCCATCTTCCAGAGCGGCAGTGCCGAGCAGCAGGCGGCTGCAAGGCGCACACTTTATGTGTGCCTGGACTATGGATTGCGACTGCTCTCGCCTTTCATGCCCTTCATTACCGAGGAGCTGTTTCAACGTTTGCCGCGTGCTGACCGCACCCCAAGCATCTGCGTGTCCAGTTATCCCA CTAACACTTCGTGGCGCAGCACCCAAATTGAATCAGATGTAGAATTCGTGCAGAAGGCAGCTCGTATCATTCGCTCCGCGCGCTCAGATTACAATTTGCCGAATAAGACCAAGACGGAGGCTTACATTGTTTGCACCGATGATGCGCCCAAGGCGATACTACAGCGTTACAGTAGTGATTTGTCCACTATCGCCTACTGCTCCAAGGTGGCGTTCGACACACAACCGCCAGCTGGTTGCGCCATTCTTACTGTGTCTGGCCAATGTGAAGTGCATCTGTTGTTGAAGGGACTCATTGAGGCAGATAAGGAAATTGCTAAACTGAACAAGAAACGCGATCAATTGGAACAAACTGTTGGCAAACTGACCCAAGCCATGCAGGCGTCTGACTATGCCACAAAGGTGCCAGCCGAGGTACAAACAGCTAATGAGACTAAGCTCACGGAATCCCGTACAGAAATTGAACGCATCGCCGTCGCAATTGAAACGCTGAAACTCATGTAA